The DNA region GGGTGCCGTCTGGCAGGGTTACCGAGGTGGCGACGATGGCGCGGATGCCGTGTGCCTTTGCCGCGCGGTGGGCACGGGGCGACCCGAAAAAGCCATCGTGGTCGGCGATGGCGATGGCGGGGTGACCGAGCTCCGCGGCGCGGGCGACGAGAGCTTCGGGCTGGCTGGCTCCGCGGAGAAAGGAAAAGGCACTGCGGGTGTGGAGCATTTGGGGTTAAGTTTGCTAGTTTTCAGATTTCAGTTTTCAGTGGGTGGTGGACGGGTGGTTTTAGGTGGTTAGGTTTTATGTTTTAGGTGGGGTAGGCGGGGATTTCCGATTTTCTGTAACCGACCCCAGATCCCCAGTAACCAGTAACCAACCTCCAGTCCGTTAGTAGGTGCCGGCGAGGTGCCATTGGTGGTTGTGGTGTGTGATGCGGACGAGGGATTGGCGTGGGAGTTCGACGTCCCATTCGGTGTGGTGCCAGCGGGAGGTTGGGTCCCACCAGTGGCCGGAGATGAGAGTGGGGCCGCGGCGGGCGCGGATGGCGCCTGTGACGGGGCCGGATAGGACGGCGGTGGGAACCGGGTGTGGTGAATTGGGCGTGGATTCGGTGGCGACGGTGATAGGGATGGGCGGACGGAAGCGGCGCAGGGGGATGCCGCAGGTCATTTCGGGGGTGAGCTCGGGTTGTTTCATAGCCGGCTGATGGAGGAACCAGGGGCACGCGGACGCGGTGTCGGGGCGGTGGCTGTTGTCGGTGACGGGAGCGCCGATGCGGCCTTTACCGAGGAGTGCTTCGAGTTTGGTCAGGGTGATGGCGAAGCGCGCTGGATCCTTGAGGGCTCGCTCAAAGAGTTGTTGTTGCTTTGCAGAGCGGACAACGGGTGTGGCGTCGAGTGTGACGCCGCTGATCGGAGCAGAGGCGGTGAAGGATTCGAGGTGGTAATGGAGCGCGTCGAGTAGGTGGCTGCGGTTGGCGGTGGGTTCGGGGAGGTTGATGGTGTGTTCGTATGGCGGGCGTTGGGCGGACTCGTAGTGCAGTGCCAGGTGGAGTTGGGCAACGTGCTGGTGGGAGGATTCGAGGCGGGCGCAGACGGTGCCGAGCATGCGCCCGAGCAGGAAGAGTAGAGGTTCTGTGTCGTGGATGGGGAACTCGAGGTCGGTGTGACGGGCTAGGGAGTCCGCCGGATGGAAAAGCTTCAGCAAGCGGCAGTGACGTGCGGTCAGTGTGTCGTGAAGCCAGGCGGCGGCGCTGCCCAGACGGTCGGCGAGACCGGTGCGTGGGAGGGCGGTGAAGTCACCGATCGTGCGCAGCCCCCATGAGAGAAAGAGCGAGGTGAGTTCGGCAGCGGTATCGGATGGAATGCCACAGTATTCCAGGAGACCTGGTAGGTGGCTGATGGGAATGGGAGAGAATTCCGAGGGATTGGTAACGGCTGCTGCTTGGGGGGTGCGTTGTTGGTATGGATTGTAGGTCGTGGCCAATGGCGGGCCCGCGGTGGCGGCGAGCAGTGCCAGATCCGGTGTGGTGGCGATGGCCAGGTGGATGGGTAGTCCGAGGCGGGCGAGGACGGAGTCGATGGCGTGGGTGGTCCAATCGCGCGGGGAGCGCAGGGCGTCGGGCAGGGTGGAGAGGTCGGCAATGACGGAGCCGGTGGTGGTGGATTCCAGGTCGGGAGAAAGATCGTTGGCGGCGGCCAGCAGGGCGAGATGGGTTTCTTTTTCGAGGTCGGGGCGACGGGTGAAGAGAATGAGTTCGTCGGGACAGCGGGCGAGCGCGCGGGTGGTGGTCATACCGGGCTCGATGCCAAATTGAGTGTGGGCGAAGTCATTGGCGTGGAGGACGTGGGCGCGGTCGCGTTGGCGCTCGGTGGTGGATTCGGGGTCGTCCAGGTTGAGCAGGACGACTGGTTGGTCGAGGAGCACGGGGCGGTGGTGATCGTCCCAATCGGATTCGGTGTGGATCCGGACAACAAGGGGGAGTTGCGGGATATGAATCGCGGCAAACATGGGGAGCGGGAGAAATGGGAGATTTGAAATGGGGAATCTGAAATGGTGGCTAGGTCGCGGCGATCCTGGGCTGGGATGTCGATTCTGCGTTTGCGGGACCGACCCACCAGCGGTGGCGGATTTCCGCGTGTCCCATCAGGCGCGGAGAGCGGGTTGGGTGGTGGCGGCTTGGGATTCCAGCCACGGGGTGGTGAGAAGCTCGCTGCGGTGGTGGAGATCGTGGTCGATCCCGTGAGGCGGGCTGATGGTCAGGCGTTGGGTGGCAGCGGGGATGAGAGGCTGTGGCGTGAGGGCCACGACGGAGCAGCCTGAGTCATCGATGAGTCGGCGCAGGCGGTACCAGAGGGTGATGGGGATCTTGCGCAGTTCGGCAGGCTGGGTGAGGCTGAAGTCGGCGATGACTAGTGGAAGGTTGGGGTCGCGCAGGACGATGTCGCAGGCGTTGATGGCTTCCGTGGCGGAGTGGCAACGAAGCCACAGAGTGCGTTCAAGTTGAGCCGGTGGATAAGAAGCCGGGTTGAAATGGTCTGCCGCATCGACAAGAACGGTGTGAGGCAAAGGCGCGGGGACTTGGGTATGTGTGGCGAGCAGCGCGGCGATGGCGAGTCCGTGGCCTGAAGGGACGGGCGATGTGGCTTTTTGCGCTGCCGTGCTGCATTCGATCAGGCAGCTGGCGGGCAGTTGCTGCGCATTGAGTTCAGCGGTTTTGGTTGGAGGGGCTGGTGTGTGGTCGACTTGATGGCGTGCCATTGGGAAGCGCTCACCGAGGGTGGAGCGGAGTTGGTCTAAGATGGCGCGCTTTTGCTGCATGATTTAAATATGTTCAAATGAACAGTAAATCAAAAGCAGCCAGATGGAAATCAGAAAATGGGGGCGAGTCGTTGGGTTGGCTGGTGCCGGTGGCTGACGGGGAGTGATTTATGAAGGCACTCCTTAAGATAAGTTGACTAGTCTCAGCGGATTCCCTAGATTTCAGCACATGGCGAGCAGCAACAGGAGACGAGACAGATCAGGAGCGATTGGCGGAGTGCGCCGACGTTCCGGAGGTGCTGTATGGGGTTATTTGTGGGGGATTGCCAAGTTTGCGCTGGTGGTGGGATGTATTGCCCTTGGGGTGGCTCGTTTTTTACCGAAGCGCGAGGCGGACGAGCGCAGCAAGCAGGCGTTGGCCGAAGTGGAGAAGGAATGTGCGGAGTTGCGAGCACAGGCGGCGAAAGAGAAGCGTGTCACCGAGCGCCTGCGCTATGATGACGGGTATCTCGAAGTGGTGGCTCGTGATCGCTTGAATTTGCAGAAGCCGGGTGAGCAGGTGATTCGATTCAACGAAGTGCCTCAAGGGGAGTGAGATTTAGGAGTGGGGAGACTTTCCACGCTCTTGCAGGTATGATCCGTTCGTTGTCACGGGGTTGCCTGTGATGTGGCGATCTGTGCTGTATTGCTGATTGATTTTCGGCTGCATTTGGGCGGTGAAAATCTTTCAAAAGATTTTGTTCACAAGGGTTGACATCTTGCCCTGAGCTAAGCAGTCTCGGGGCTCCCGCGTCGGGTGCTGAGCGATGGAGATCCCCGTGGAGGGCGTATTTCCAAGGCACTCGATCCACGTTCTTGTATACCCTGAAACAAAAACATTCCCCGTGTATTCCAACGACGACTTTTTGATCGACTTGCTCCGTGATTCTGGACGAGTCAGCCAGTTAGATATTGATGAGGCGACGGCTGCCGCCAAGGGGCGGAACACAGCACTCGACGGATTGATCGAGAAAGGGTTGGTCTCCGAGAAAGAGGTGGCGCAGTTGTGCGCCGAGGAAGCTTCGATGCCGTTTGTGGATCTGGCGGAGACGACGATTGACCCGAACGTGGTGCACCTGATGGATACCGAGGTGGCCGAGCGTTACAAAGTGATGCCTCTGGGAGTGGATTCCGATCGACTGGTAGTTGCGATTCCTGATCCGTTTGATTTCGAGGTGCTTGATTCATTGCCGCACGTGTTGTCCAAGGAGGTGGACTTCTGGTGTGCCGCGCCGTCTGCGATCAATCAGATGCTGACGGATTTGTTTAATGTAGGTGGTGGCGGTGAGAGCCAGAGCCTTGATCAGTTGATCAGCGGTGAGAGCGACGACAGCGACAACGCTCCGGTGATCAAGATGGTCTCCGAGATTTTGGTAGATGCCTTCAAGGTGCGTGCGTCCGATATTCACATCGAGCCACTCGAGCGCAGCGTGCGTGTGCGTTATCGTATTGATGGTGTGTTGCACGAAGTGGCGAGCCACCCGCGCAAGTTGCTTTCGGCGATGATCAGCCGGATCAAGATCATGACCGGCTCCATGAGTATCGCCGAGAAGCGCTTGCCTCAGGACGGCCGGATTCAGCTCAAGATGAGCGAGACCGACCTCGACTTGCGTGTGTCTACCATTCCGACCAACCACGGTGAGAGTGTGGTGATGCGTATTCTCGACAAGAGCAACCTTTCGATTGGTTTGCCTCAGCTTGGCTTCTTTAGTGATGACCAGGAGGCCTGGGAGAACTTCATCGGCCTTCCGGACGGGATCTTGCTGGTGACTGGTCCGACCGGTTCCGGTAAGACCACCACGCTTTACGCTTGCTTGAACCACATCAACCAGCCGGACCGTAAGATCATCACCGTGGAAGATCCGGTGGAATACCAGCTCTCCGGGATCAACCAGGTGCAGGTGAAGGATGAGGTCGGTATGGACTTCTCCGCTGCACTACGTTCGATTCTGCGTCAGGCACCGAACATCATCATGATTGGTGAGATTCGTGATGCGGAAACAGCTAACATCGCGATCAACGCCTCGTTGACCGGTCACTTGGTATTCTCGACTTTGCACACTAACGATGCACCGAGTGCGATTGCCCGATTGGATGACATTGGGGTGAAGCCGTTCCTTATTGCGAGTTCGTTGCGTGCGGTGCTGGCCCAGCGTCTGGTGCGTAAGCTTTGTGAGCACTGCAAGCAGCCGGCTGTGCTGACGGAGGCTGAGATCCGCGGTCTGGGCGTGGATGCCGCCCAACTTGCCAGCGCCGACGTGATGGGTGCCTGCGGTTGTGACCGCTGCCGCAATTCAGGTTACAAGGGCCGGATGGGTGCATTTGAGATCTTCAAGGTGGACGACCAGGTGCGCCACATGATCAACGAAAACTTGAGCACGCCGCAGTTGCGTCGTCGTGCACGGGAGTTGGGAATGCGCACCATGCGTGAGGACGGCATCCGTAAGGTGCTTAGTGGAAGAACCACCGCCTCGGAAGTGCTGCACGCCACAATGTCGGACGACCGTTAAGCTACTCGCATTACGTAAAAATAAGAACCAAGTAGCTGACAAATAACTTTATAGGAAGTTCGTCGGTCGGCGGACGAGGGCTTCCAAGAATTCATCACAGGGTGCAGCGGCACTCATAGATCACCGCCGAGGATATACCCCATCATCATGAATATCGACTACCTCATCGACCTGGTTTCGGCACGAGGCATGCTGGACGATCAAGTCGCCTCCGAAATCCGCGAAGAGTACAACAGCGGCGGCGGAACGGCCGATCCTGCCGAGATTTTGATCAACTATGGAGTGATCGAAGAACGC from Sulfuriroseicoccus oceanibius includes:
- a CDS encoding GspE/PulE family protein, whose product is MYSNDDFLIDLLRDSGRVSQLDIDEATAAAKGRNTALDGLIEKGLVSEKEVAQLCAEEASMPFVDLAETTIDPNVVHLMDTEVAERYKVMPLGVDSDRLVVAIPDPFDFEVLDSLPHVLSKEVDFWCAAPSAINQMLTDLFNVGGGGESQSLDQLISGESDDSDNAPVIKMVSEILVDAFKVRASDIHIEPLERSVRVRYRIDGVLHEVASHPRKLLSAMISRIKIMTGSMSIAEKRLPQDGRIQLKMSETDLDLRVSTIPTNHGESVVMRILDKSNLSIGLPQLGFFSDDQEAWENFIGLPDGILLVTGPTGSGKTTTLYACLNHINQPDRKIITVEDPVEYQLSGINQVQVKDEVGMDFSAALRSILRQAPNIIMIGEIRDAETANIAINASLTGHLVFSTLHTNDAPSAIARLDDIGVKPFLIASSLRAVLAQRLVRKLCEHCKQPAVLTEAEIRGLGVDAAQLASADVMGACGCDRCRNSGYKGRMGAFEIFKVDDQVRHMINENLSTPQLRRRARELGMRTMREDGIRKVLSGRTTASEVLHATMSDDR
- a CDS encoding DNA polymerase Y family protein, with amino-acid sequence MFAAIHIPQLPLVVRIHTESDWDDHHRPVLLDQPVVLLNLDDPESTTERQRDRAHVLHANDFAHTQFGIEPGMTTTRALARCPDELILFTRRPDLEKETHLALLAAANDLSPDLESTTTGSVIADLSTLPDALRSPRDWTTHAIDSVLARLGLPIHLAIATTPDLALLAATAGPPLATTYNPYQQRTPQAAAVTNPSEFSPIPISHLPGLLEYCGIPSDTAAELTSLFLSWGLRTIGDFTALPRTGLADRLGSAAAWLHDTLTARHCRLLKLFHPADSLARHTDLEFPIHDTEPLLFLLGRMLGTVCARLESSHQHVAQLHLALHYESAQRPPYEHTINLPEPTANRSHLLDALHYHLESFTASAPISGVTLDATPVVRSAKQQQLFERALKDPARFAITLTKLEALLGKGRIGAPVTDNSHRPDTASACPWFLHQPAMKQPELTPEMTCGIPLRRFRPPIPITVATESTPNSPHPVPTAVLSGPVTGAIRARRGPTLISGHWWDPTSRWHHTEWDVELPRQSLVRITHHNHQWHLAGTY
- a CDS encoding septum formation initiator family protein, whose product is MRRRSGGAVWGYLWGIAKFALVVGCIALGVARFLPKREADERSKQALAEVEKECAELRAQAAKEKRVTERLRYDDGYLEVVARDRLNLQKPGEQVIRFNEVPQGE